A genomic stretch from Canis lupus baileyi chromosome 3, mCanLup2.hap1, whole genome shotgun sequence includes:
- the ROBO3 gene encoding roundabout homolog 3 isoform X3, with the protein MLRYLLKTLLQMNLFADSLAGDISNSSDLLFGFNSSVAALNHSLLPPGDPSFNASRVEPEDAMPRIVEQPPDLLVSRGEPATLPCRAEGRPRPNIEWYKNGARVATAREDPRAHRLLLPSGALFFPRIVHGRRARPDEGVYTCVARNYLGAAASRNASLEVAVLRDDFRQSPGNVVVAVGEPAVMECVPPRGHPEPSVSWKKDSARLREEEGRITIRGGKLMMSHTLKSDAGMYVCVASNMAGERESGAAELVVLERPSFLRRPVNQVVLADAPVDFPCEVQGDPPPRLRWRKEDGELPTGRYEIRSDHSLWIGRVTAADEGTYTCVAENSVGRAEASGSLSVHVPPQLVTQPQDQMAAPGESVAFQCETKGNPPPAIFWQKEGSQVLLFPSQPLQPKGRFSVSPRGQLNITDVQSGDAGYYVCQAVSVAGSVLAKALLEVKRASSLDGLPPIILQGPANQTLALGSPVWLPCRVTGNPQPSVRWKKDGQWLQGDDLQLNLMANGTLYIASVQEMDLGFYSCVAKSSMGEATWSSWLRRREDWGVSPEPPTEPSTPPGPPSQPVVTEITKNSITLTWKPNPQAGATVTSYVIEAFSQAAGNTWRTVADGVQLETHTVSGLQPNTIYLFLVRAVGAWGLSEPSPVSEPIRTQDSNPSRPVEDPWRGQRGLAEVAVHVQEPVVLGLRTLQVSWTVDGPVQLVQGFRVSWRVAGPDGGSWTVLDLQSPSQQSTVLRGLPPGTQIQIKVQAQGQEGLGPESPFVTRSIPEEAPSGPPQGVTVALGGEGNSSVTVSWEPPLPSQQNGVIKEYQIWCLGNESRFHLNRSAAGWARSAVLRGLLPGLLYRTRVAAATSAGVGVASVPVSVQLRESRAGRGRAGPGHRGSGRAWSRAHGPGPLTPLAPTASPPESEPGLEVRPGLAERLARVLRAPAFLAGSGAACGALLLALCAVLYRRRRQRKELSHYTASFAYTPAVSFPHSEGLSGASSRPPMGLGPAPYPWLADSWPHPSRSPSAPEPRGSCCPSNPDPDDRYYNEAGISLYLAQTARGTAAPTEGPVYSTIDPAGEELQTFHGGFPPNPSGDPGAWSQYAPPEWSQGDSGARGGKVKLLGKAVQMPSLNWPEALPPPPPSCELSCLEGPEEDLEGSSEPEEWCPPMSERSHLTEPSSTGGCLVPPSQGEAPSPTSSYGQQSTATLTPSPPDPPQPPTDIPHLHQMPRRVPLGPSSPLSVSQPTLSSHEGRPAGLGAGPTASHHLNPSPVPSTASSAPGRTRQVPGEMTPPLQGPRARIRKPKAVPYRREHSPGDLPPPPLPPPEEETSWALGLRAAGSMSSLERERERSGERMVQAGLLGAQRGPHLDEEAWLPYSRPSFLSRGQGPNTCSTAGSNSSRGSGSSRGSRGPGRSRSRSRSQSQRPGQKCGEVRAREPR; encoded by the exons ATGCTGCGCTACCTGCTGAAGACACTGCTGCAGATGAACTTGTTCGCGGACTCCCTGGCGGGGGACATCTCCAACTCCAGCGACCTGCTCTTCGGCTTCAACTCCTCGGTGGCGGCGCTCAACCACAGCCTGCTGCCCCCCGGCGACCCCTCTTTCAACG CGTCAAGGGTCGAGCCGGAGGACGCGATGCCGCGCATCGTGGAGCAGCCGCCAGATCTGCTGGTGTCCCGGGGCGAGCCGGCCACGCTGCCCTGCCGCGCCGAGGGCCGGCCCCGGCCCAACATCGAGTGGTACAAGAACGGCGCGCGGGTGGCCACTGCGCGCGAGGACCCGCGCGCGCACCGCCTGCTGCTGCCCAGCGGCGCCCTCTTCTTCCCCCGCATCGTGCACGGGCGCCGCGCGCGCCCCGACGAGGGTGTCTACACTTGCGTGGCGCGCAACTACCTGGGGGCAGCGGCCAGCAGAAATGCCTCGCTGGAAGTGGCGG TCCTCCGTGATGATTTCCGGCAGTCTCCTGGAAacgtggtggtggcagtgggcgAGCCAGCGGTGATGGAATGCGTTCCCCCCCGTGGCCACCCGGAGCCTTCCGTGTCCTGGAAGAAGGACAGTGCAAGactcagagaggaggagggaaggatcACG ATTCGTGGAGGGAAGCTGATGATGTCACATACACTCAAGAGTGATGCGGGGATGTATGTGTGCGTGGCCTCCAACATGGCAGGAGAACGGGAGAGTGGGGCAGCTGAACTTGTGGTACTGG AGCGACCCTCATTCCTGCGTAGACCAGTCAACCAGGTGGTCCTGGCAGATGCCCCCGTGGATTTCCCATGTGAGGTGCAGGGAGATCCCCCACCCCGTCTACGCTGGCGCAAGGAGGATGGGGAACTGCCCACCGGCAG GTATGAGATCCGGAGTGACCACAGCCTTTGGATCGGCCGCGTGACTGCCGCCGACGAGGGGACCTACACCTGTGTGGCTGAGAACAGCGTGGGCCGCGCCGAAGCATCTGGCTCCCTCAGTGTTCACG TCCCACCCCAGCTGGTGACCCAGCCGCAGGACCAGATGGCAGCTCCTGGAGAGAGTGTGGCTTTCCAATGCGAGACCAAAGGAAACCCCCCACCTGCCATCTTCTGGCAGAAGGAGGGAAGTCAG GTTCTACTTTTCCCCAGCCAGCCGCTTCAGCCCAAGGGgcgcttctctgtgtctcccagaggCCAGCTCAACATTACGGATGTGCAGAGCGGGGATGCTGGCTACTACGTGTGTCAGGCCGTTAGTGTGGCCGGGAGCGTCCTGGCTAAGGCCCTGCTGGAGGTAAAAAGAG cctcctccttgGATGGGCTGCCTCCTATCATCCTCCAGGGACCAGCCAATCAGACGCTGGCACTTGGCTCCCCTGTGTGGCTGCCATGCAGAGTGACCGGGAACCCTCAACCGAGTGTCCGATGGAAGAAGGATGGGCAGTGGCTGCAGGGGGACGACCTCCAGCTCAACCTAATGGCCAATGGTACGCTGTACATCGCCAGCGTGCAG GAGATGGACCTGGGTTTCTACAGCTGTGTGGCCAAGAGTTCCATGGGGGAGGCCACATGGAGCAGCTGGCTTAGGAGGCGGG AAGATTGGGGAGTATCACCAGAGCCCCCTACAGAACCCAGTACCCCTCCAGGGCCTCCCTCTCAGCCAGTGGTCACTGAGATCACCAAGAACAGCATTACCCTGACCTGGAAGCCCAACCCGCAGGCGGGGGCCACAGTCACCTCTTATGTGATAGAGGCCTTCAG CCAAGCAGCTGGCAACACGTGGCGGACAGTGGCAGATGGTGTGCAGCTGGAGACACACACGGTCAGTGGTCTGCAGCCCAACACCATCTATCTGTTTCTGGTGCGAGCTGTGGGAGCCTGGGGCCTCAGTGAGCCCAGCCCCGTCTCTGAGCCCATCCGCACCCAGG ACAGCAACCCATCCAGGCCAGTGGAGGACCCATGGAGAGGCCAGCGGGGACTGGCTGAAGTGGCTGTGCATGTGCAGGAGCCCGTAGTCCTTGGGCTCCGGACCTTGCAGGTGTCCTGGACT GTAGATGGCCCAGTCCAGCTGGTGCAAGGTTTCCGGGTGTCTTGGAGGGTAGCAGGTCCTGATGGGGGAAGCTGGACAGTACTGGACCTACAGTCCCCAAGCCAGCAAAGTACTGTGCTAAGAGGACTCCCCCCAGGGACCCAAATTCAGATCAAAGTGCAAGCCcaaggccaggaggggctggggcctgaAAGTCCCTTTGTGACCAGGAGCATTCCGGAGGAAG CCCCCAGTGGCCCCCCCCAGGGAGTGACAGTGGCCTTGGGGGGTGAAGGCAACAGCAGTGTCACGGTGTCCTGggaacctcccctcccctcccagcaaaATGGGGTGATCAAGGAATACCAG ATCTGGTGCCTGGGCAATGAGAGCCGCTTCCACCTCAACCGGTCTGCGGCAGGCTGGGCACGCTCCGCCGTGCTCCGGGGACTGCTGCCCGGCCTTCTCTACCGGACCCGGGTCGCGGCGGCCACCAGCGCCGGCGTGGGCGTGGCCAGCGTCCCGGTGTCGGTGCAGCTGCGTGAGTCCCGAGCTGGGAgagggcgggccgggccggggcacCGGGGGTCTGGGCGCGCCTGGTCCCGGGCCCACGGCCCCGGCCCGCTCACCCCTCTGGCCCCCACAGCCTCCCCGCCGGAGTCGGAGCCCGGGCTCGAGGTGCGCCCGGGGCTGGCGGAGCGCCTGGCCAGGGTGCTGCGGGCGCCTGCCTTCCTGGCGGGCAGCGGGGCCGCCTGCGGGGCGCTGCTGCTCGCGCTCTGCGCCGTCCTCTACCGGCGCCGGAGGCAGCGCAAGGAGCTCAGTCACTACACCG CCTCCTTTGCCTACACACCGGCAG TGTCCTTCCCACACTCAGAGGGCCTCTCTGGAGCCAGTTCCAG GCCACCCATgggcctcggccccgccccctacCCTTGGCTGGCCGACTCGTGGCCCCACCCATCTCGAAGCCCCTcagccccggagcccaggggGAGCTGCTGCCCCAGCAATCCTGACCCAGACGACAGATATTACAATG aAGCAGGGATCTCCCTGTACCTGGCTCAGACGGCCCGAGGCACTGCCGCCCCTACAGAGGGTCCTGTCTACAGCACCATTGACCCAGCTGGGGAGGAGCTGCAGACCTTCCACGGGGGGTTCCCCCCAAATCCCTCGGGGGACCCAGGCGCCTGGAGCCAATATGCTCCTCCAGAATGGAGCCAGGGGGACAGTG GAGCCAGGGGAGGCAAAGTAAAGCTTCTGGGAAAAGCTGTGCAGATGCCCTCTCTCAACTGGCCGGAAGCCCTGCCACCACCTCCCCCTTCCTGTGAACTGAGCTGCCTAGAGGGGCCTGAGGAAGATCTGGAAGGCAG CTCAGAGCCAGAAGAGTGGTGCCCACCAATGTCTGAGAGGAGCCATCTGACAGAGCCCAGCTCCACTGGAGGGTGCTTGGTCCCTCCATCCCAAGGGGAAGCCCCCTCTCCCACATCTTCCTATGGACAGCAGTCCACAGCTACTCTTACCCCCTCACCTCCtgaccctccccagccccccactgACATCCCCCATCTCCACCAGATGCCCAG GAGGGTGCCCCTGGGGCCAAGTTCCCCTCTCAGTGTATCCCAGCCCACTCTGAGTAGCCATGAAGGGAGGCCTGCTGGCCTGGGTGCTGGCCCCACAGCCTCCCATCACCTCAACCCCAGTCCTGTCCCTAGTACAGCCAGCAGTGCCCCAG GGAGAACCCGGCAGGTGCCTGGGGAGATGACCCCTCCGCTTCAAGGGCCCCGGGCCCGAATCCGGAAGCCCAAGGCTGTTCCCTACCGGCGGGAGCACAGTCCTGGCG
- the ROBO3 gene encoding roundabout homolog 3 isoform X7, which yields MLRYLLKTLLQMNLFADSLAGDISNSSDLLFGFNSSVAALNHSLLPPGDPSFNASRVEPEDAMPRIVEQPPDLLVSRGEPATLPCRAEGRPRPNIEWYKNGARVATAREDPRAHRLLLPSGALFFPRIVHGRRARPDEGVYTCVARNYLGAAASRNASLEVAVLRDDFRQSPGNVVVAVGEPAVMECVPPRGHPEPSVSWKKDSARLREEEGRITIRGGKLMMSHTLKSDAGMYVCVASNMAGERESGAAELVVLERPSFLRRPVNQVVLADAPVDFPCEVQGDPPPRLRWRKEDGELPTGRYEIRSDHSLWIGRVTAADEGTYTCVAENSVGRAEASGSLSVHVPPQLVTQPQDQMAAPGESVAFQCETKGNPPPAIFWQKEGSQVLLFPSQPLQPKGRFSVSPRGQLNITDVQSGDAGYYVCQAVSVAGSVLAKALLEVKRASSLDGLPPIILQGPANQTLALGSPVWLPCRVTGNPQPSVRWKKDGQWLQGDDLQLNLMANGTLYIASVQEMDLGFYSCVAKSSMGEATWSSWLRRREDWGVSPEPPTEPSTPPGPPSQPVVTEITKNSITLTWKPNPQAGATVTSYVIEAFSQAAGNTWRTVADGVQLETHTVSGLQPNTIYLFLVRAVGAWGLSEPSPVSEPIRTQDSNPSRPVEDPWRGQRGLAEVAVHVQEPVVLGLRTLQVSWTVDGPVQLVQGFRVSWRVAGPDGGSWTVLDLQSPSQQSTVLRGLPPGTQIQIKVQAQGQEGLGPESPFVTRSIPEEAPSGPPQGVTVALGGEGNSSVTVSWEPPLPSQQNGVIKEYQIWCLGNESRFHLNRSAAGWARSAVLRGLLPGLLYRTRVAAATSAGVGVASVPVSVQLRESRAGRGRAGPGHRGSGRAWSRAHGPGPLTPLAPTASPPESEPGLEVRPGLAERLARVLRAPAFLAGSGAACGALLLALCAVLYRRRRQRKELSHYTASFAYTPAVSFPHSEGLSGASSRPPMGLGPAPYPWLADSWPHPSRSPSAPEPRGSCCPSNPDPDDRYYNEAGISLYLAQTARGTAAPTEGPVYSTIDPAGEELQTFHGGFPPNPSGDPGAWSQYAPPEWSQGDSGARGGKVKLLGKAVQMPSLNWPEALPPPPPSCELSCLEGPEEDLEGSSEPEEWCPPMSERSHLTEPSSTGGCLVPPSQGEAPSPTSSYGQQSTATLTPSPPDPPQPPTDIPHLHQMPSTASSAPGRTRQVPGEMTPPLQGPRARIRKPKAVPYRREHSPGGLSPDLPPPPLPPPEEETSWALGLRAAGSMSSLERERERSGERMVQAGLLGAQRGPHLDEEAWLPYSRPSFLSRGQGPNTCSTAGSNSSRGSGSSRGSRGPGRSRSRSRSQSQRPGQKCGEVRAREPR from the exons ATGCTGCGCTACCTGCTGAAGACACTGCTGCAGATGAACTTGTTCGCGGACTCCCTGGCGGGGGACATCTCCAACTCCAGCGACCTGCTCTTCGGCTTCAACTCCTCGGTGGCGGCGCTCAACCACAGCCTGCTGCCCCCCGGCGACCCCTCTTTCAACG CGTCAAGGGTCGAGCCGGAGGACGCGATGCCGCGCATCGTGGAGCAGCCGCCAGATCTGCTGGTGTCCCGGGGCGAGCCGGCCACGCTGCCCTGCCGCGCCGAGGGCCGGCCCCGGCCCAACATCGAGTGGTACAAGAACGGCGCGCGGGTGGCCACTGCGCGCGAGGACCCGCGCGCGCACCGCCTGCTGCTGCCCAGCGGCGCCCTCTTCTTCCCCCGCATCGTGCACGGGCGCCGCGCGCGCCCCGACGAGGGTGTCTACACTTGCGTGGCGCGCAACTACCTGGGGGCAGCGGCCAGCAGAAATGCCTCGCTGGAAGTGGCGG TCCTCCGTGATGATTTCCGGCAGTCTCCTGGAAacgtggtggtggcagtgggcgAGCCAGCGGTGATGGAATGCGTTCCCCCCCGTGGCCACCCGGAGCCTTCCGTGTCCTGGAAGAAGGACAGTGCAAGactcagagaggaggagggaaggatcACG ATTCGTGGAGGGAAGCTGATGATGTCACATACACTCAAGAGTGATGCGGGGATGTATGTGTGCGTGGCCTCCAACATGGCAGGAGAACGGGAGAGTGGGGCAGCTGAACTTGTGGTACTGG AGCGACCCTCATTCCTGCGTAGACCAGTCAACCAGGTGGTCCTGGCAGATGCCCCCGTGGATTTCCCATGTGAGGTGCAGGGAGATCCCCCACCCCGTCTACGCTGGCGCAAGGAGGATGGGGAACTGCCCACCGGCAG GTATGAGATCCGGAGTGACCACAGCCTTTGGATCGGCCGCGTGACTGCCGCCGACGAGGGGACCTACACCTGTGTGGCTGAGAACAGCGTGGGCCGCGCCGAAGCATCTGGCTCCCTCAGTGTTCACG TCCCACCCCAGCTGGTGACCCAGCCGCAGGACCAGATGGCAGCTCCTGGAGAGAGTGTGGCTTTCCAATGCGAGACCAAAGGAAACCCCCCACCTGCCATCTTCTGGCAGAAGGAGGGAAGTCAG GTTCTACTTTTCCCCAGCCAGCCGCTTCAGCCCAAGGGgcgcttctctgtgtctcccagaggCCAGCTCAACATTACGGATGTGCAGAGCGGGGATGCTGGCTACTACGTGTGTCAGGCCGTTAGTGTGGCCGGGAGCGTCCTGGCTAAGGCCCTGCTGGAGGTAAAAAGAG cctcctccttgGATGGGCTGCCTCCTATCATCCTCCAGGGACCAGCCAATCAGACGCTGGCACTTGGCTCCCCTGTGTGGCTGCCATGCAGAGTGACCGGGAACCCTCAACCGAGTGTCCGATGGAAGAAGGATGGGCAGTGGCTGCAGGGGGACGACCTCCAGCTCAACCTAATGGCCAATGGTACGCTGTACATCGCCAGCGTGCAG GAGATGGACCTGGGTTTCTACAGCTGTGTGGCCAAGAGTTCCATGGGGGAGGCCACATGGAGCAGCTGGCTTAGGAGGCGGG AAGATTGGGGAGTATCACCAGAGCCCCCTACAGAACCCAGTACCCCTCCAGGGCCTCCCTCTCAGCCAGTGGTCACTGAGATCACCAAGAACAGCATTACCCTGACCTGGAAGCCCAACCCGCAGGCGGGGGCCACAGTCACCTCTTATGTGATAGAGGCCTTCAG CCAAGCAGCTGGCAACACGTGGCGGACAGTGGCAGATGGTGTGCAGCTGGAGACACACACGGTCAGTGGTCTGCAGCCCAACACCATCTATCTGTTTCTGGTGCGAGCTGTGGGAGCCTGGGGCCTCAGTGAGCCCAGCCCCGTCTCTGAGCCCATCCGCACCCAGG ACAGCAACCCATCCAGGCCAGTGGAGGACCCATGGAGAGGCCAGCGGGGACTGGCTGAAGTGGCTGTGCATGTGCAGGAGCCCGTAGTCCTTGGGCTCCGGACCTTGCAGGTGTCCTGGACT GTAGATGGCCCAGTCCAGCTGGTGCAAGGTTTCCGGGTGTCTTGGAGGGTAGCAGGTCCTGATGGGGGAAGCTGGACAGTACTGGACCTACAGTCCCCAAGCCAGCAAAGTACTGTGCTAAGAGGACTCCCCCCAGGGACCCAAATTCAGATCAAAGTGCAAGCCcaaggccaggaggggctggggcctgaAAGTCCCTTTGTGACCAGGAGCATTCCGGAGGAAG CCCCCAGTGGCCCCCCCCAGGGAGTGACAGTGGCCTTGGGGGGTGAAGGCAACAGCAGTGTCACGGTGTCCTGggaacctcccctcccctcccagcaaaATGGGGTGATCAAGGAATACCAG ATCTGGTGCCTGGGCAATGAGAGCCGCTTCCACCTCAACCGGTCTGCGGCAGGCTGGGCACGCTCCGCCGTGCTCCGGGGACTGCTGCCCGGCCTTCTCTACCGGACCCGGGTCGCGGCGGCCACCAGCGCCGGCGTGGGCGTGGCCAGCGTCCCGGTGTCGGTGCAGCTGCGTGAGTCCCGAGCTGGGAgagggcgggccgggccggggcacCGGGGGTCTGGGCGCGCCTGGTCCCGGGCCCACGGCCCCGGCCCGCTCACCCCTCTGGCCCCCACAGCCTCCCCGCCGGAGTCGGAGCCCGGGCTCGAGGTGCGCCCGGGGCTGGCGGAGCGCCTGGCCAGGGTGCTGCGGGCGCCTGCCTTCCTGGCGGGCAGCGGGGCCGCCTGCGGGGCGCTGCTGCTCGCGCTCTGCGCCGTCCTCTACCGGCGCCGGAGGCAGCGCAAGGAGCTCAGTCACTACACCG CCTCCTTTGCCTACACACCGGCAG TGTCCTTCCCACACTCAGAGGGCCTCTCTGGAGCCAGTTCCAG GCCACCCATgggcctcggccccgccccctacCCTTGGCTGGCCGACTCGTGGCCCCACCCATCTCGAAGCCCCTcagccccggagcccaggggGAGCTGCTGCCCCAGCAATCCTGACCCAGACGACAGATATTACAATG aAGCAGGGATCTCCCTGTACCTGGCTCAGACGGCCCGAGGCACTGCCGCCCCTACAGAGGGTCCTGTCTACAGCACCATTGACCCAGCTGGGGAGGAGCTGCAGACCTTCCACGGGGGGTTCCCCCCAAATCCCTCGGGGGACCCAGGCGCCTGGAGCCAATATGCTCCTCCAGAATGGAGCCAGGGGGACAGTG GAGCCAGGGGAGGCAAAGTAAAGCTTCTGGGAAAAGCTGTGCAGATGCCCTCTCTCAACTGGCCGGAAGCCCTGCCACCACCTCCCCCTTCCTGTGAACTGAGCTGCCTAGAGGGGCCTGAGGAAGATCTGGAAGGCAG CTCAGAGCCAGAAGAGTGGTGCCCACCAATGTCTGAGAGGAGCCATCTGACAGAGCCCAGCTCCACTGGAGGGTGCTTGGTCCCTCCATCCCAAGGGGAAGCCCCCTCTCCCACATCTTCCTATGGACAGCAGTCCACAGCTACTCTTACCCCCTCACCTCCtgaccctccccagccccccactgACATCCCCCATCTCCACCAGATGCCCAG TACAGCCAGCAGTGCCCCAG GGAGAACCCGGCAGGTGCCTGGGGAGATGACCCCTCCGCTTCAAGGGCCCCGGGCCCGAATCCGGAAGCCCAAGGCTGTTCCCTACCGGCGGGAGCACAGTCCTGGCG